A region of Lagenorhynchus albirostris chromosome 20, mLagAlb1.1, whole genome shotgun sequence DNA encodes the following proteins:
- the PFAS gene encoding phosphoribosylformylglycinamidine synthase isoform X2 has translation MSSVLHFYVRPSGHERAASEYTQRKLQGELPELQGVKTELCYNVNWTAESSPSAEEMKKLTWLFGCPLLLDDVAQESWLLPGPTDLLLEVGPRLNFSTPTSSNIVSVCQAAGLGAVDRVEPTRRYLLSFAHPPSAELEAVALATLHDRMTEQHFPCPIQSFSLGCTPAPLGGPIDILAEGRSALEKANQELGLALDSWDLDFYTKRFQELQRNPSTVEAFDLAQSNSEHSRHWFFKGRLHVDGRELARSLFESIMGTQASSHPNNVLKFCDNSSAIQGKEVQFLRPEDPSRPSCFRQRQGLRHVVFTAETHNFPTGVAPFSGATTGTGGRIRDVQCTGRGAHVVAGTAGYCFGNLHIPGYSMPWEDPSFQYPGNFARPLEIAIEASNGASDYGNKFGEPVLAGFARSLGLQLPDGQRREWIKPIMFSGGIGCMEAEHVSKEPPEPGMDVVKVGGPVYRIGVGGGAASSVQVQGDNASDLDFGAVQRGDPEMEQKMNRVIRACVEAPGGNPICSLHDQGAGGNGNVLKELSDPAGAVIYTSRFQLGDPTLNALEIWGAEYQESNALLLRAPDRDFLSRVSARERCPVCFVGTITGDGRIVLVDDRECPMGRDGQGDAPPTPPPTPVDLDLDWVLGKMPRKEFFLQRSLPVLRPLALPPGLSVRQALARVLRLPAVASKRYLTSKVDRSVSGLVAQQQCVGPLQTPLADVAVVALSHQELVGAATALGEQPVKSLLDPKVAARLAVAEALTNLVFALVTDLRDVKCSGNWMWAAKLPGEGAALADACGAVAAVMAALGVAVDGGKDSLSMAARVGAETVRAPGSLVISAYAVCPDITATVTPDLKCPGGRGHLLYVPLSPGRHRLGGTALAQCFSQLGEQPPDLDLPENLVRAFGITQGLLKDRLLCSGHDVSDGGLITCLLEMAFAGNCGIEVAVPAPGVNALPVLFAEEPGLVLEVQEPDLAQVLTRYREAGLHCLELGRTGSAGPHATVRVSVNGAVVLEEPVGQLRALWEETSFQLDRLQAEPHCVAQEEGGLRERTGPTYCLPPTFPTASVPHEPGGPAPRVAIFREEGSNGDREMADAFHLAGFEVWDVTMQDLCSGAVRLDTFQGMAFVGGFSYADVLGSAKGWAAAVTFNPLAGAELRRFRQRPDTFSLGVCNGCQLLALLGWVGGSPGDEAAEMGHESWPARPGLLLRHNQSGRFESRWASVRVGPGPALMLRGMEGAVLPVWSAHGEGYMAFSSPELQAQIEARGLAPLHWADDDGNPTEQYPLNPNGSPGGMAGICSPDGRHLALMPHPERSVRPWQWAWRPPPFDTMTTSPWLQLFINARNWTREGGC, from the exons ATGTCCTCAGTCCTTCACTTCTATGTCCGTCCCTCTGGCCACGAGAGGGCAGCCTCTGAATATACTCAAAGGAAGCTGCAAGGGGAACTGCCAGAGCTGCAGGGTGTCAAGACCGAGCTGTGCTACAATGTGAACTGGACAG CTGAGTCCTCCCCGAGCGCCGAGGAGATGAAGAAGCTGACGTGGCTGTTTGGCTGCCCCTTGTTACTGGACGATGTCGCTCAGGAGTCCTGGCTCCTTCCCGGCCCCACTGACCTGCTGCTGGAGGTCGGGCCCAG GCTGAACTTCTCCACGCCAACATCCAGCAACATCGTGTCAGTGTGCCAGGCTGCGGGGCTGGGGGCCGTGGACCGCGTGGAGCCGACCCGGCGCTACCTGCTCTCG TTTGCCCACCCGCCTTCGGCTGAGCTAGAGGCCGTCGCCCTGGCTACCCTGCATGACCGGATGACGGAGCAGCACTTCCCCTGTCCCATCCAGAGCTTCTCCCTGGGGTGCACCCCAGCACCCCTTGGCGGCCCAATTGACATACTGGCCGAGGGCCGGTCTGCCCTGGAGAAAGCCAACCAGGAGCTAG GTCTGGCCCTAGACTCCTGGGACCTGGATTTCTACACCAAGCGCTTCCAGGAGCTGCAGCGGAACCCCAGCACTGTGGAGGCCTTCGACTTGGCTCAGTCCAATAG TGAGCACAGCCGACACTGGTTCTTCAAGGGCCGACTCCACGTGGATGGGCGGGAGCTGGCACGCTCGCTGTTTGAGTCCATCATGGGCACCCAGGCATCCTCGCACCCCAACAACGTCCTCAAGTTCTGTGACAACAGCAG TGCAATCCAGGGGAAGGAAGTCCAATTCCTGCGTCCCGAGGACCCCTCACGGCCAAGCTGCTTCCGGCAACGTCAGGGGCTGAGACATGTCGTCTTCACGGCAGAGACCCACAACTTCCCCACGG GAGTAGCCCCCTTCAGCGGTGCGACCACTGGCACAGGGGGCCGGATCCGAGATGTCCAGTGCACAGGCCGCGGGGCCCACGTGGTGGCTGGCACTGCTGGCTATTGCTTTGGAAACCTGCACATCCCAG GTTACAGTATGCCCTGGGAGGATCCAAGCTTCCAGTATCCTGGGAACTTTGCCCGACCCCTGGAGATTGCCATCGAGGCCAGTAATGGGGCTTCTGACTACGGCAACAAGTTTGGAGAACCAGTTCTGGCTG GCTTTGCCCGTTCCTTGGGCCTCCAGCTCCCAGATGGCCAGCGGCGCGAGTGGATCAAGCCCATCATGTTTAGTGGAGGCATTGGGTGCATGGAAGCTGAGCATGTGAGCAAGGAGCCCCCAGAGCCAG GCATGGATGTTGTGAAGGTTGGGGGTCCTGTCTACAGGATTGGAGTCGGGGGCGGAGCTGCTTCGTCCGTGCAG GTGCAGGGAGACAACGCCAGCGACCTGGACTTTGGGGCTGTGCAGCGGGGAGACCCGGAGATGGAACAGAAGATGAACCGTGTGATCCGGGCTTGCGTGGAGGCCCCCGGAGGAAACCCCATCTGCAGCCTTCATGACCAGGGTGCCGGTGGCAATG GCAACGTCCTGAAGGAGCTGAGTGACCCAGCcggagctgtcatttataccagCCGCTTCCAG CTCGGGGACCCGACCCTGAACGCCCTGGAAATCTGGGGGGCTGAGTACCAGGAGTCAAATGCACTTCTGCTGAGGGCCCCCGACCGGGACTTCCTGAGTCGTGTCAGCGCCCGGGAACGCTGCCCAGTTTGCTTTGTGGGCACCATCACGGGAGACGGGAGG ATAGTGCTGGTGGACGATCGGGAGTGTCCTATGGGAAGAGATGGCCAGGGGGATGCCCCCCCAACACCTCCCCCGACGCCTGTGGACCTGGATCTGGACTGGGTGCTGGGCAAGATGCCCCGGAAG GAGTTCTTCCTCCAGAGGAGTCTCCCTGTGCTGCGGCCCCTGGCCTTGCCCCCAGGGCTGAGTGTGCGCCAGGCCCTGGCGCGGGTCCTCAGGCTGCCTGCGGTGGCCAGCAAGCGCTACCTCACCAGCAAG GTGGACCGCTCCGTGAGCGGCCTGGTGGCACAGCAGCAGTGTGTGGGACCCCTGCAGACCCCTCTGGCAGACGTGGCGGTGGTGGCACTGAGTCACCAGGAGCTCGTAGGGGCTGCCACAGCCCTGGGAGAGCAGCCCGTCAAGAGCCTGCTGGACCCCAAGGTTGCTGCCCGGCTGGCTGTGGCTGAAGCCCTCACCAACCTGGTGTTTGCTCTGGTCACCGACCTCCGG GATGTGAAATGCAGCGGGAACTGGATGTGGGCGGCCAAGCTCCCAGGGGAGGGTGCGGCTCTGGCCGACGCCTGTGGGGCTGTGGCAGCCGTGATGGCGGCCCTGGGTGTGGCAGTGGATGGTGGCAAGGACTCCCTCAGCATGGCCGCCCGGGTTGGCGCTGAGACCGTGCGGGCTCCTG GGTCGCTGGTCATCTCAGCCTATGCTGTCTGTCCAGACATTACAGCCACTGTGACCCCAGACCTCAAGTGTCCCGGAGGGAGAG GCCACCTGCTCTACGTGCCTCTGAGTCCTGGGCGCCATCGGCTCGGGGGCACAGCTCTGGCCCAGTGCTTCTCCCAGCTCGGCGAGCAGCCTCCCGATCTGGACCTTCCCGAGAACTTGGTGCGAGCCTTCGGCATCACCCAGGGGCTGCTGAAAG ACCGCCTCCTCTGCTCAGGCCACGATGTCAGTGACGGAGGTCTCATCACCTGCCTTCTAGAGATGGCCTTTGCTGGGAATTGTGGGATAGAGGTGGCCGTCCCTGCCCCTGGGGTCAATG CGCTGCCTGTACTGTTCGCTGAGGAGCCAGGCTTGGTGCTGGAGGTGCAAGAGCCAGACCTGGCCCAAGTACTGACACGTTACCGGGAGGCTGGCCTCCACTGCCTGGAGCTGGGCCGCACGGGCAGTGCCGGGCCCCATGCCACG GTCCGGGTATCAGTGAACGGGGCTGTCGTTCTGGAGGAGCCCGTTGGGCAGCTACGAGCCCTCTGGGAGGAGACCAGTTTCCAGCTGGATCGGCTGCAGGCAGAGCCCCACTGTGTGGCCCAGGAAGAAGGAGGGCTGAGGGAGCGGACGGGGCCCACCTACTGCCTgccccccaccttccccacaGCTTCCGTGCCTCATGAGCCTG GTGGCCCCGCCCCCCGCGTTGCCATCTTTCGAGAAGAAGGCAGTAACGGAGACCGGGAGATGGCCGATGCCTTCCACTTGGCTGGGTTTGAG GTGTGGGACGTGACCATGCAGGACCTCTGCTCTGGAGCAGTCAGGCTGGACACGTTCCAAGGCATGGCCTTCGTGGGCGGCTTCAGCTACGCGGACGTCCTGGGCTCTGCCAAAG GGTGGGCAGCCGCTGTGACCTTTAACCCCCTGGCCGGGGCTGAGCTGAGGCGCTTCCGGCAACGGCCAGACACCTTCAGCCTGGGCGTGTGTAACGGCTGCCAGCTGCTGGCCCTGCTGGGCTGGGTGGGAGGCAGTCCTGGTGACGAGGCGGCAGAGATGGGCCACGAGTCCTGGCCGGCCCGGCCTGGCCTCCTGCTGCGCCACAACCAGTCTGGGCGTTTCGAGTCGCGCTGGGCCAGCGTGCGAGTGGGGCCCGGGCCGGCCCTGATGCTGCGAGGGATGGAGGGTGCCGTGCTGCCCGTGTGGAGCGCCCATGGGGAAG GTTACATGGCATTTTCTTCCCCGGAACTCCAAGCCCAGATTGAGGCCAGGGGCTTGGCTCCGCTGCACTGGGCAGACGATGACGGCAACCCCACGGAACAGTACCCCCTGAATCCCAACGGGTCCCCAGGGGGCATGGCTGGCATCTGCTCCCCCGATGGCCGCCACCTGGCTCTCATGCCTCACCCTGAGCGGTCTGTGAGGCCTTGGCAGTGGGCGTGGCGACCCCCTCCGTTTGACACTATGACCACCTCCCCCTGGCTCCAGCTCTTCATCAATGCCCGAAACTGGACCCGGGAAGGAGGCTGCTGA
- the PFAS gene encoding phosphoribosylformylglycinamidine synthase isoform X1, with protein MSSVLHFYVRPSGHERAASEYTQRKLQGELPELQGVKTELCYNVNWTAESSPSAEEMKKLTWLFGCPLLLDDVAQESWLLPGPTDLLLEVGPRLNFSTPTSSNIVSVCQAAGLGAVDRVEPTRRYLLSFAHPPSAELEAVALATLHDRMTEQHFPCPIQSFSLGCTPAPLGGPIDILAEGRSALEKANQELGLALDSWDLDFYTKRFQELQRNPSTVEAFDLAQSNSEHSRHWFFKGRLHVDGRELARSLFESIMGTQASSHPNNVLKFCDNSSAIQGKEVQFLRPEDPSRPSCFRQRQGLRHVVFTAETHNFPTGVAPFSGATTGTGGRIRDVQCTGRGAHVVAGTAGYCFGNLHIPGYSMPWEDPSFQYPGNFARPLEIAIEASNGASDYGNKFGEPVLAGFARSLGLQLPDGQRREWIKPIMFSGGIGCMEAEHVSKEPPEPGMDVVKVGGPVYRIGVGGGAASSVQVQGDNASDLDFGAVQRGDPEMEQKMNRVIRACVEAPGGNPICSLHDQGAGGNGNVLKELSDPAGAVIYTSRFQLGDPTLNALEIWGAEYQESNALLLRAPDRDFLSRVSARERCPVCFVGTITGDGRIVLVDDRECPMGRDGQGDAPPTPPPTPVDLDLDWVLGKMPRKEFFLQRSLPVLRPLALPPGLSVRQALARVLRLPAVASKRYLTSKVDRSVSGLVAQQQCVGPLQTPLADVAVVALSHQELVGAATALGEQPVKSLLDPKVAARLAVAEALTNLVFALVTDLRDVKCSGNWMWAAKLPGEGAALADACGAVAAVMAALGVAVDGGKDSLSMAARVGAETVRAPGSLVISAYAVCPDITATVTPDLKCPGGRGHLLYVPLSPGRHRLGGTALAQCFSQLGEQPPDLDLPENLVRAFGITQGLLKDRLLCSGHDVSDGGLITCLLEMAFAGNCGIEVAVPAPGVNALPVLFAEEPGLVLEVQEPDLAQVLTRYREAGLHCLELGRTGSAGPHATVRVSVNGAVVLEEPVGQLRALWEETSFQLDRLQAEPHCVAQEEGGLRERTGPTYCLPPTFPTASVPHEPGGPAPRVAIFREEGSNGDREMADAFHLAGFEVWDVTMQDLCSGAVRLDTFQGMAFVGGFSYADVLGSAKGWLGERERIHSGPAASRPAGWAAAVTFNPLAGAELRRFRQRPDTFSLGVCNGCQLLALLGWVGGSPGDEAAEMGHESWPARPGLLLRHNQSGRFESRWASVRVGPGPALMLRGMEGAVLPVWSAHGEGYMAFSSPELQAQIEARGLAPLHWADDDGNPTEQYPLNPNGSPGGMAGICSPDGRHLALMPHPERSVRPWQWAWRPPPFDTMTTSPWLQLFINARNWTREGGC; from the exons ATGTCCTCAGTCCTTCACTTCTATGTCCGTCCCTCTGGCCACGAGAGGGCAGCCTCTGAATATACTCAAAGGAAGCTGCAAGGGGAACTGCCAGAGCTGCAGGGTGTCAAGACCGAGCTGTGCTACAATGTGAACTGGACAG CTGAGTCCTCCCCGAGCGCCGAGGAGATGAAGAAGCTGACGTGGCTGTTTGGCTGCCCCTTGTTACTGGACGATGTCGCTCAGGAGTCCTGGCTCCTTCCCGGCCCCACTGACCTGCTGCTGGAGGTCGGGCCCAG GCTGAACTTCTCCACGCCAACATCCAGCAACATCGTGTCAGTGTGCCAGGCTGCGGGGCTGGGGGCCGTGGACCGCGTGGAGCCGACCCGGCGCTACCTGCTCTCG TTTGCCCACCCGCCTTCGGCTGAGCTAGAGGCCGTCGCCCTGGCTACCCTGCATGACCGGATGACGGAGCAGCACTTCCCCTGTCCCATCCAGAGCTTCTCCCTGGGGTGCACCCCAGCACCCCTTGGCGGCCCAATTGACATACTGGCCGAGGGCCGGTCTGCCCTGGAGAAAGCCAACCAGGAGCTAG GTCTGGCCCTAGACTCCTGGGACCTGGATTTCTACACCAAGCGCTTCCAGGAGCTGCAGCGGAACCCCAGCACTGTGGAGGCCTTCGACTTGGCTCAGTCCAATAG TGAGCACAGCCGACACTGGTTCTTCAAGGGCCGACTCCACGTGGATGGGCGGGAGCTGGCACGCTCGCTGTTTGAGTCCATCATGGGCACCCAGGCATCCTCGCACCCCAACAACGTCCTCAAGTTCTGTGACAACAGCAG TGCAATCCAGGGGAAGGAAGTCCAATTCCTGCGTCCCGAGGACCCCTCACGGCCAAGCTGCTTCCGGCAACGTCAGGGGCTGAGACATGTCGTCTTCACGGCAGAGACCCACAACTTCCCCACGG GAGTAGCCCCCTTCAGCGGTGCGACCACTGGCACAGGGGGCCGGATCCGAGATGTCCAGTGCACAGGCCGCGGGGCCCACGTGGTGGCTGGCACTGCTGGCTATTGCTTTGGAAACCTGCACATCCCAG GTTACAGTATGCCCTGGGAGGATCCAAGCTTCCAGTATCCTGGGAACTTTGCCCGACCCCTGGAGATTGCCATCGAGGCCAGTAATGGGGCTTCTGACTACGGCAACAAGTTTGGAGAACCAGTTCTGGCTG GCTTTGCCCGTTCCTTGGGCCTCCAGCTCCCAGATGGCCAGCGGCGCGAGTGGATCAAGCCCATCATGTTTAGTGGAGGCATTGGGTGCATGGAAGCTGAGCATGTGAGCAAGGAGCCCCCAGAGCCAG GCATGGATGTTGTGAAGGTTGGGGGTCCTGTCTACAGGATTGGAGTCGGGGGCGGAGCTGCTTCGTCCGTGCAG GTGCAGGGAGACAACGCCAGCGACCTGGACTTTGGGGCTGTGCAGCGGGGAGACCCGGAGATGGAACAGAAGATGAACCGTGTGATCCGGGCTTGCGTGGAGGCCCCCGGAGGAAACCCCATCTGCAGCCTTCATGACCAGGGTGCCGGTGGCAATG GCAACGTCCTGAAGGAGCTGAGTGACCCAGCcggagctgtcatttataccagCCGCTTCCAG CTCGGGGACCCGACCCTGAACGCCCTGGAAATCTGGGGGGCTGAGTACCAGGAGTCAAATGCACTTCTGCTGAGGGCCCCCGACCGGGACTTCCTGAGTCGTGTCAGCGCCCGGGAACGCTGCCCAGTTTGCTTTGTGGGCACCATCACGGGAGACGGGAGG ATAGTGCTGGTGGACGATCGGGAGTGTCCTATGGGAAGAGATGGCCAGGGGGATGCCCCCCCAACACCTCCCCCGACGCCTGTGGACCTGGATCTGGACTGGGTGCTGGGCAAGATGCCCCGGAAG GAGTTCTTCCTCCAGAGGAGTCTCCCTGTGCTGCGGCCCCTGGCCTTGCCCCCAGGGCTGAGTGTGCGCCAGGCCCTGGCGCGGGTCCTCAGGCTGCCTGCGGTGGCCAGCAAGCGCTACCTCACCAGCAAG GTGGACCGCTCCGTGAGCGGCCTGGTGGCACAGCAGCAGTGTGTGGGACCCCTGCAGACCCCTCTGGCAGACGTGGCGGTGGTGGCACTGAGTCACCAGGAGCTCGTAGGGGCTGCCACAGCCCTGGGAGAGCAGCCCGTCAAGAGCCTGCTGGACCCCAAGGTTGCTGCCCGGCTGGCTGTGGCTGAAGCCCTCACCAACCTGGTGTTTGCTCTGGTCACCGACCTCCGG GATGTGAAATGCAGCGGGAACTGGATGTGGGCGGCCAAGCTCCCAGGGGAGGGTGCGGCTCTGGCCGACGCCTGTGGGGCTGTGGCAGCCGTGATGGCGGCCCTGGGTGTGGCAGTGGATGGTGGCAAGGACTCCCTCAGCATGGCCGCCCGGGTTGGCGCTGAGACCGTGCGGGCTCCTG GGTCGCTGGTCATCTCAGCCTATGCTGTCTGTCCAGACATTACAGCCACTGTGACCCCAGACCTCAAGTGTCCCGGAGGGAGAG GCCACCTGCTCTACGTGCCTCTGAGTCCTGGGCGCCATCGGCTCGGGGGCACAGCTCTGGCCCAGTGCTTCTCCCAGCTCGGCGAGCAGCCTCCCGATCTGGACCTTCCCGAGAACTTGGTGCGAGCCTTCGGCATCACCCAGGGGCTGCTGAAAG ACCGCCTCCTCTGCTCAGGCCACGATGTCAGTGACGGAGGTCTCATCACCTGCCTTCTAGAGATGGCCTTTGCTGGGAATTGTGGGATAGAGGTGGCCGTCCCTGCCCCTGGGGTCAATG CGCTGCCTGTACTGTTCGCTGAGGAGCCAGGCTTGGTGCTGGAGGTGCAAGAGCCAGACCTGGCCCAAGTACTGACACGTTACCGGGAGGCTGGCCTCCACTGCCTGGAGCTGGGCCGCACGGGCAGTGCCGGGCCCCATGCCACG GTCCGGGTATCAGTGAACGGGGCTGTCGTTCTGGAGGAGCCCGTTGGGCAGCTACGAGCCCTCTGGGAGGAGACCAGTTTCCAGCTGGATCGGCTGCAGGCAGAGCCCCACTGTGTGGCCCAGGAAGAAGGAGGGCTGAGGGAGCGGACGGGGCCCACCTACTGCCTgccccccaccttccccacaGCTTCCGTGCCTCATGAGCCTG GTGGCCCCGCCCCCCGCGTTGCCATCTTTCGAGAAGAAGGCAGTAACGGAGACCGGGAGATGGCCGATGCCTTCCACTTGGCTGGGTTTGAG GTGTGGGACGTGACCATGCAGGACCTCTGCTCTGGAGCAGTCAGGCTGGACACGTTCCAAGGCATGGCCTTCGTGGGCGGCTTCAGCTACGCGGACGTCCTGGGCTCTGCCAAAG GCTGGCTGGGGGAGCGTGAGCGCATTCATTCTGGGCCAGCCGCCAGCAGGCCTGCAG GGTGGGCAGCCGCTGTGACCTTTAACCCCCTGGCCGGGGCTGAGCTGAGGCGCTTCCGGCAACGGCCAGACACCTTCAGCCTGGGCGTGTGTAACGGCTGCCAGCTGCTGGCCCTGCTGGGCTGGGTGGGAGGCAGTCCTGGTGACGAGGCGGCAGAGATGGGCCACGAGTCCTGGCCGGCCCGGCCTGGCCTCCTGCTGCGCCACAACCAGTCTGGGCGTTTCGAGTCGCGCTGGGCCAGCGTGCGAGTGGGGCCCGGGCCGGCCCTGATGCTGCGAGGGATGGAGGGTGCCGTGCTGCCCGTGTGGAGCGCCCATGGGGAAG GTTACATGGCATTTTCTTCCCCGGAACTCCAAGCCCAGATTGAGGCCAGGGGCTTGGCTCCGCTGCACTGGGCAGACGATGACGGCAACCCCACGGAACAGTACCCCCTGAATCCCAACGGGTCCCCAGGGGGCATGGCTGGCATCTGCTCCCCCGATGGCCGCCACCTGGCTCTCATGCCTCACCCTGAGCGGTCTGTGAGGCCTTGGCAGTGGGCGTGGCGACCCCCTCCGTTTGACACTATGACCACCTCCCCCTGGCTCCAGCTCTTCATCAATGCCCGAAACTGGACCCGGGAAGGAGGCTGCTGA